In Pseudomonas sp. ADAK2, the genomic window CTCCTGCCAGCAAGTCTGGCGCTGGGGATTATCGTGGGTTTCCTGGTATTTCTGCTGGTGCGCCAACGTCAGTCGCTGGACGTCGAACTGCAGGGCGCAATACGCCGAGGCGAGTTGCAGGTGTTGTATCAACCGATCTTCGACCTCGACAGTCGCAACTGCGTTGGCGCTGAAGCCCTGCTGCGCTGGCGCAGGCCGGATGGCACGCTGACCAGCCCCGATCTGTTTATCCCGATGGCAGAGAACACCGGTCAGATTCGCCAGATGACCGACTTCGTCCTGCAGCGTCTGCTGGAGCAACTGGGGCAACTGCTACGGGCCAATCCGCAGCTGTACATCTCGGTCAACCTGGCGGCCTGCGATGTCATGGTGCCGCGTATCGGCCAAGTCATGGCGCGTCTGCTGACCTTGCACCGGGTCGCTGCCAAGCAGATTGCCTTCGAAGTGACGGAGCGCGGTTTGATCGACGTGGTTGTGGCCCGGGAAAACCTGCAAGCCTTGCGCGATGTCGGGCATCAGGTGCTGATCGACGATTTTGGCACCGGCTATTGCAGCCTGGCCTACCTGCAAACCTTGCCGGTGGATTGCCTGAAAATCGACAAGGCCTTTATCGATGCCCTGGGCCATGACGCTGCCAGCAGTGGCGTGGCCCCGCACATCATTCACATGGCCCAGGCCCTGCAACTCAAGGTGATCGCCGAGGGCATCGAGCATGAAGCCCAGGCGGCATTCCTGAGCAGCGAGGGGGTGAAGTTCGGGCAGGGCTGGTTGTTCGCCCATGCGCTGAGCGCGGTGCAGTTCATCGAGCTGATTACCCGTGGCCGCCGGCTAACGGGCCGACGCCTGGATGACGAAGCGTAAAAACGCCTTAGACCGCCAACGCCATATAGAACTGCGTGCCCTGCCCCGGCCGCGAATAAACGCCCATCCGCCCGCCGTGCAATTGCACGATCTCCTTGCACAACGCCAATCCCAGCCCGGCGCCGCCCTTTTTGCGCCCGACCTGCACGAACGGCTCGAAAATCCGCCCCTGCTGACCGTAAGCAATGCCTTCGCCGTTATCCTCGACGCTGATAATCACCCGCTCGCCATGGCGCCGGGCCTGCAAGCGGATCTGCCCGTTCTCGGCGGTATGGCGCAGGGCATTGTCGATCAGGTTGTCGAGCACGCGGTCCAGTTGCGCCTGATCGGCCTGCAAGCGCGGCAAAGGCCCCTGCACTTCCACCAGCAAATCAATGCCGCGCTCTGCGGCCGACGCCGCAAAACGGCCTTGAGCCTGCTCCAGCAAGTCGTCGATGGAGCACGGCCCCAGCGTGAGTTTCTGCAAGCCGTTCTGGTAGCGGGAGAAGTTCAGCAAGTCGTTGATCAACTGCATCAAGCGCTGCATTTCTTCATTCACGGTATCCAGCAAGTCCGCTTCGCGGGAATCCGCTGGAAATTTCGCCCGCTCGCGAAACAGGCCGAACGCCATGTGCATTCCGGTGACCGGCGTGCGCAACTCATGGGACGCGCGCAACACGAACTCACTGCGCACCCGCTCGAATGCGCGCTGCTCGGTGACGTCATGCAACACCATCACCGCGCCGAGGATATGGCCTTGGATATGGCTGACCGGGGTCAGGCTGTAGGTCAACAACCGCGACTCGCCGTCGACTTCGATCGCCAAGTCTTCCGGTGCCCGCTCCAGCGTGCCGCCACGCAAGACCAGTTGCAGTTGCGCATCCAGCTCGGGACGTTCGAGCGCCGTACCCAAACCCTGGCCAAGACGATCGGTGTCCCAACCCAATTGCCGCTGCGCTACCGGGTTAAGGTGCTCCAGCTGGCCTG contains:
- a CDS encoding EAL domain-containing protein, with translation MPAARERLRSWFYRPLFLAMLAAALSATLLMAGSLFIAMHQVEQNESREMNAQGERFLARLEQMFGQLRESLDDLEAQPLRSCNDEMIATLQQISFSYRFVYEAAYMDSTRICSNRPRQEGLSMIRPSDIKGPVYSYWLNTTTEPDENRAALMLSRGNFRVATSRGHLTDMVDLSPGSSLLVVLDNGKRAIPVLGVEQAWPPTEPWPPKSLDALQVTQSRLIYRMPTNNPEYQLVLITPRTAMHVPAVWWWLLPASLALGIIVGFLVFLLVRQRQSLDVELQGAIRRGELQVLYQPIFDLDSRNCVGAEALLRWRRPDGTLTSPDLFIPMAENTGQIRQMTDFVLQRLLEQLGQLLRANPQLYISVNLAACDVMVPRIGQVMARLLTLHRVAAKQIAFEVTERGLIDVVVARENLQALRDVGHQVLIDDFGTGYCSLAYLQTLPVDCLKIDKAFIDALGHDAASSGVAPHIIHMAQALQLKVIAEGIEHEAQAAFLSSEGVKFGQGWLFAHALSAVQFIELITRGRRLTGRRLDDEA
- a CDS encoding KinB sensor domain-containing domain, with the translated sequence MKLAMKLRTRLFLSISALITVALLGLLLGLVSVMQMAGSQEALVRNNFVTLDLGLKLRQTLGDQLIIMLSEKPDPAAFEASKQHYFQLLDEGIAHEGEGAQFGFNQAKTDYLSFLQAFNESRDPTHVLIGNEALTEKFNTLRNGLIAEHKRALDNINDTQRQARDRALLIAGLLGLVGLAVLIIGFITAHAIARRFGAPIEALAQAADNIGQGNFEVTLPISSAVEMNQLTKRFGIMAEALREHQATNVDELLAGQQRLQAVLDSIDDGLLMIDRAGQLEHLNPVAQRQLGWDTDRLGQGLGTALERPELDAQLQLVLRGGTLERAPEDLAIEVDGESRLLTYSLTPVSHIQGHILGAVMVLHDVTEQRAFERVRSEFVLRASHELRTPVTGMHMAFGLFRERAKFPADSREADLLDTVNEEMQRLMQLINDLLNFSRYQNGLQKLTLGPCSIDDLLEQAQGRFAASAAERGIDLLVEVQGPLPRLQADQAQLDRVLDNLIDNALRHTAENGQIRLQARRHGERVIISVEDNGEGIAYGQQGRIFEPFVQVGRKKGGAGLGLALCKEIVQLHGGRMGVYSRPGQGTQFYMALAV